From the genome of Coriobacteriia bacterium:
GCGCCGGGCGTCAGCTCGATGGCGTAGAACGGCGCCGTCTCGATCTTGCCGAGGCTAAAGGAGCGGTTGAAGCTGGAGTCGAACTGGTCCTTGTCCCCGTCGCAGTAGGCGTTCCACGCCTTGACCGTCGCCGCAAGGCCAGCCGGGTCAATCGTGACCGCCGTGCCATCGGTCCTCGTGCCCGCAGCAACGGCAGCAAGGTCCTCGATCGTGTCGCCCTTGAACATGAAGCCCTGGTCGAGCAGCTCCTGGTTCGTGAAGTGGGGGATGGCGCTCTGCGTCTCGGCGTAGCTCTCGAAGAAGCCGTGGAGCACGGAGCCCTGGAACAGGCTCACGTTGTCAAAGAACGTCTGGTCGAAGACGATCCAGTAAGGCATGTTCGTGTACTTGGAAGCCTTGCGGTCCCACTCGAGCCACACCTTGTTGCTCATATCGTGCGTGACCTGGTGCTCCTCGGAGATGAAGCGCTTGCCCGCCTCGTTGACCCAGATGTACTCGCCGTGCGTGTCATCGGGGTAGCAGGGCAGCGGCGCGCCGACGCCGTACGCGTCGGACAGCAGGCGCAGGTCGGGCGTCGACCACTCGAAGCCGGGGAAGTGCCACATGGCAGCGCCGTGCTTCTGGCAGATGGTGATGCCGTCGCCCGTGTTGTACGGCGTGCCGTTCGGGCGCACCCAGATGCCGGGGTGGTTGTACGTGGCCTGCAGGTAGGCGTTGCCCTCATAGCCACCCATGCACAGGATGACGGCCTTGTTGGCCTTGATGTAGTGCTTCTCGGAGCCGTCGCCGTCCGTGGCGGTGTACTCGACGCCGAGGATCTCCTTCGTCTGGGGATCCTGGATGAGGTCGGTCAGTCGGGAGTTCAGACGGATGTCGGCGCCCTTCTCCTTCGCCATCTTCGACATGGCGCGGAACAGGATCTGGCCCGAGCCGGGCTTGCCGTTCTCGTCCTTGTAGATGTACGTCGTGGCGTTGTTCTTCTCGAACTCAAAGAACGAGAGGCCCAGGTCGTTCGTCATCCAGTCGAGCATGTGTGACTCGTTGTCAACGAGGTCGTCAACGATGGAGGGATCAGGCAGGCAGTTGAACGAGAGCGTCTTGATCTTGTTCTTGAACGCCTCCCAGTCGTCGTCCTTCACCTTGAAGGCATCGTGCAGCATGCCGGAGGCCGAGCCGAAGTTGCCGCCGTCCTCGATGGGGCTCTTCTCGAGCGTGATAGCGGGGACGCCCTGCTCGGCAGCTGTGAGGGCAGCCGAGACGCCAGCGGCGCCGTAGCCGACGATGACGACGTCCGTCTCCTCGTCCCAGGCCTCGGGCAGCCACCAGGCGCTCTGGGCGGCCTCGTCGGCCTTGGCCATGGCAGCGCCGGCAACGGCGGCAACGCTGGCCGCAGCAGCGGCACCGGCGACGAAGTTCCTCCTGCTGATCTCTGACTCCATGGACGCGCTTCCTTTCGGGTAGGGCGCGTCTCGCATCCAAGCGGGACGCGCCGTTTTCGAACGACAGCTCCGCACACTACCCGGCAGCGTCAAAAAGCGCGTCCTCAGAAGTGATGATGCCGGCTCACTCGGCACGAAAACGCCGCCTCATTATTTGTAATGAGGCGGCGTTGATGAGGCCATTTACCTGCGGATATAAGATTCTCTGGCAACGTGCGGCTCCGGAGTGGCGCCCCGTGCGCACAAAACGGAGACACAGGCGTACGGCCTCGAGAAGTGTGCCTAGTCCTCCTTCTCCTCGAGCGGCAGATCGAGGATGCCGCTCTTGTGACACAGGATGGAGTAGCGGTCTCGGATGTTCGAGCGGTACTTCTCGTTCGTAACGCGTCCGTAGGCGCAACGGTACGTCATGAGGGCCTCGCGCACCTTCTCGGGGTTACCGTACCCGTCGCGCTCGCGGGCGTCACAGATGATGGCGTCGAGCGCCAGCGCCTGCCGGTAGACGAAGTACCCCACGCTCGCCGCAGGCTGGCTGCGCGCCGTGTTGCGGATGCCACGCTGCGCCACCTTGATGATGAGGTCATAGTCCGTGCTGTCGCCCAGGATCTGCATGAGCATCGTCAGACAGCACTGAGCTGCGACAAGGCTGCCATACGTCCCGTCTGGCCCCTGCACGTCCTCGAAGATGGCGCGCTGTAGCACGCGGCGCGCCTCCGTTACACGCCCGGCGTACAGGTGCAGCTCGGCCTCGAGGTTGTAGCCGCGCTCGTCGATGGGCAGGTACTTCTGGTACGCCAGCGCCATGTCCATGGCCTTGCCCACGATATCGTCGATCTGGTCGCGCGGACAGGCCGTGACATAGGCCTGGTAGAAGCGCGTCGTGTCGAAGAACGGGTAGTGGTGGTTCCAGTAGCGCTTCGGCGTCTGCTCGAGGCGCTCGATGAGCCGCAGACCCTCGTCAAAGCGACCGCACTCGCCCGCGGCGTCGATGGCGCGAGCGAGCAGGTCAACGTCGCCGGGATACAGCTCGAGCGCGCGCTTGCACACCGCGAGTTCCGTCACGTAGTCGCCCGCGTCGTCATACGCCATCGCGAAGTTGAAGAAGTCCGGCGCAGACCCGACGACCTCGCCGGCCGAGCCAAGCACCGCGGCGGCGACGCGGCGATAGTAGGCGCCGCCGCCCAGCTCGCCGCGCGGGCCGCGCAGGGCGGAGTTGGCCTCGTCCACGGACATGAAGCACAGCTCCTCAGAGCGCGGGCCGTTCGGGAGCGCATCGAGATAGTCGCTCATATTCATGAGGAGAAAATCCTTTCCGCAGTCAGAGGGCCGAGCATCCAGTATAGGGCGGCGACGTCCTCCCCTTACAGGTTGCCTGCCAGCAAGCCAGGCTCATCATGCAAGCGGCGCAGGACGGTAGCCGTGCCGTCGCGCCCGAGCAGGGCGAGCAACGCCAGCACGAACAGGCGGCGCGGCGGGTCGGCGGAGAAGCGCGTCGCGAGATAGCCGAACGGCTCAGCGAGATAGTCCGGCTCTGTGACACCGGTCGCGCGAGCCCCGCCGATATCGGCACGCAGGCCACGGCGCTCCTCGAGCGCGGCGACACCCGTCACAAACGCGTCGCGATCGGCCGCGCGCATCAGGCGCTCGCAACGGCGCAGCAGCTCGCGGCAGGCCATGCCACCGTCGGTACACAGGCGCAGCGCGAGCTCGTCGCGCACGGCCTGCGGCAGGGTTTCCGCCGACTCGCCGGGGTGCGCACCCCGTACGTCCGTCATGACGTCAGGCGGCAGCAGCTCGGCAAGGAGCGCTTCATCGTCCACATACGTCCGCAGCAGCACACGTCGAGGCCCGCCGCACAGCAGCTCCCGCACGTCGGCAAAAGATAGCTCCCGCGAAGCATCGGCGACGGACGACGCGGAGTCCGAACCGTGCCCCGCCTCCCCCACACCCGCCATAGCAGCCGGCATCCCATACGCCGGCGCCTCCGCGCGATCGGCATCCGCGTCGGGTTCCGCCTTCTTCTCGAGGCGCACGTTCAGCCTGTCGTCCAGACCGGGCTTGGCGTCGGCCCGGACGTTTTCGGCAGCGTCGCGCACGCCCGCGGCGCGGGAGGCGGGGCGAGCCGTGGCATAGATGACGTCGCTCAGGCGCTCGATGCACGCCTCGATGGTCGCCTCGTCCGTGTCGGCGTCGATGCCCGACACGATGGCGTCGACCTCCGGCGTGTAGGCGTCAAACGAGCGCAGCGTCTCCTTGATCGTCACGAGCGCGCCATACAGCGTCGAATATTCGTCCAGGGCGTAGCGCGTGACGAGGTCCTTGTAGTTAACGGCCCCAAACTGCTGGGGCCAGTTGTCGTTGCGCGCAAACACGCGCTTGGCGGTGCCCGGAGTCGCCCTCAGGTCCTCGTCGAGACCCGACCAGCGCTTCCGGCTCGCCCCAGCCAGCTCGTACAGCACGCGCATACCCGCACGGCATGTCATCTCGCACTCCGCCATCGCCGCTCCCCTCGTCACAGACGGCCCGCTGGCAAGCACAGTACCGCATCGCGACGGCCCGCACCAGGCGTTTCATCCTCACGCGAACCGTTCGCGCACCGCACACGGCCCTCATGCGCACTCGCCAGACCGGCCGTCCGCCCGCATTGTTATGGCCACACCGAAACCCGAGTGCGACGGGTCACGACGCGCCATCGAAAGGAGCACCCGTGAGCTACCTAGACGACTTGAAAGCACTGTTCAGCGACGACCCCGATTCGCCCGAGGAGGACGGCGGCGCCACCGTCCCCGCCCTGACGACGCTCGAAACGGTGCGCCACCAGTTCGAGGAGGCCCGCCTCCCCGTTGTCGAGCACCCGAACGGGCTCTTCACGACCAACGGAGAGCGTCGGGGCTGCGGCTTTGCGACTGTGGAGGCCCTCGTCGACGAAGAGTCCGGCACGTGCATGTTCAACATTGACACGCACTTGCGCGTCAGCCCCGAGAACGTCCGTCCCGTCAAGAGGATGATGCGTTCGATCAACAGCGCGCTCATCCAGACCGGTCTTTCGATCGGAGACGGCACCGTGCACTTCATCCCCGACGAGCCTATAGACATACGAGGGGGCGGGGACATCGCGCTAGCCATCAACCGCGGCCTGTCGACCATCCACGAAAACGCTTGGCGCTTCACCGCCATCGACGCGGGCATTCCCGCGTGGAAGCTCGACTAGCCCCTCCCGCAATCCGGACGCACCACATTCTCCGAAAGGACGTCTCATGAGCATCGTCACGAGCTCCTGCCTCCCTCACAAGGGCTCCCAGCTGTGCGGGCAAACCCTCGTCCCCAACGACGACTCCTCGCTCTTTGCCTGCTACCCCTGCTCCAACATCACGGTCTGCGTCTCGTATGAGATCGGCGACAGCCATCCCCCCTACCTGCGCATGCTCCCGGCCATCCAGATTCCCGAATTCGCTCGCGAAGACACGAAGAAGCTCCTGTACACCCACGAAGACGACCGTTTCGGCGACGTGACGATCGACAAGGATGACGGAGAGATCGTCATGCGCCGTACGCTGGCCGACCGCACCCTCGAGACGGCGGAGCGAGAGCTGTCCGGCTGTCTGGAGTTCCTTGACGACGTGGCCTACCCCGCCCTGCGCTCGGTCATCGCGCGAGCCCACAGGAAGCGCCCGCGCAAGGGCACCGACGACGAGTGGCCCCTCGCCTTCGAGTAAGGAGTGACTATGGCAGCAACTGCCCGGTACTTCGCCGGGGTACTCAACCTGGGCGAGCAACCCGACTACGAGCAGGTCGCCCGCACCATCGACCTGATGCGTGCCAGTGGCGTGCCGGTGGAGCCCCTGCCAGCGGTCGTGCGCGACGGGACGACGAAGCTGCCGTTTCTCGCAAAGGGGCGGACGGTGCCCTCCCCGCTCGACAACGAGCTGCGCGACCCGCGCGGCGACATCGAGCGTCTGTCTCGCTGGCACCTCGACGCCTACGCCAACGTCGACCCGCGCAAGGCGGGCGCCGACACGCTGGACGCCCTCGTGCGCCTCGAGCGTGAGTCCTCCGACCGGGAGGGAAACGTGCGCCCAGCCGACCTGCGACCTCGCCCCGAGCCTTGCCGAGACCTCGAGCGCGTCTTCGAAGGCCTCGTGGGGCTCGACCGCCAGCAGGCCGTCCTACGCAAAGTGGGCACGCTGGCCGCCAAACACGGGCGCGAAGCCGTGGGATGCCTGCACATGGCGTTCCTCGGCGCCCCGGGCACCGGCAAGACGGAGCTGGCACGGCGCCTGCTCTCCTACTACGAGGCGCTCGGCGTCACGGGCGGCGGCTCGTTCGTCAAGGTGAGTGCCGCCGACCTCGTGGGGCGCTACGTCGGCACGAGCGCGGCGCGCACCCGCTCAGCGCTTGACCGGGCCCGCGGTGGACTGCTGTTCGTCGACGAGGCGTATGCGCTCATGGACTCGAGCAGCTACGGCCAGGAGGCCATCGACACGCTCGTCGACGGCCTGGAGGATAGGCGAGACGAGCTCGTCTGCGTCTTTGCCGGCTATCCCGACGAGATGGAGCAGCTCTTCGCGCGCAACCCGGGCCTGCGCGACCGCTTCGCCTTCCGCGTGGCGTTCGACGACTACACACCCGCCGAGCTCGCCCAGATATTCCGCCTGCTGGCACAGGCGCGGGGATTCTCGGTCGACGATGGCGCACTCAAGGCGGCGAAGCGTCTGCTCGGGCAGCTCCGGGGCACGAGAGGCTTTGCCAACGCCCGCACGGCGCGCCGCCTCATGGAGCGCTGTCTGCTCGAAGCCGCCCAGGCCCGCGACGAGGCGCTCATCTGCGCGCCGGACGTCGAGGCGGCCTACGCTGAGCCCGATCTGGGGGGCGACGCCCGATCCGCCCGCATCGGCTTCACGGCGTAGCGGCCTATACCCCCGCTTGGACGCCACGGCGCACGGGCGGGCGCAGGTGCAGCTCGAAGTGGCTGCGGTCGTACTCGATCTGACCCTCGTCGCGCAGCCCCGACAGCTCGCGCGACAGGGCGGCGCGGTCGATGCACAGAAAGTCTGCCAACTCCTGACGATTGAGCGTCACGTCGAACGCGCTCGCCCCATGCCGGTGCGCCTCGTATTGCAAGTAGGCGATGAGCTTGCCGCGCGTCGTGCGCCGGCGTCGGATGTCCATGGCCGCCATAAGCTCCGCGTTGAGCGAGCCCAGCGACAGGGCGAGGTTGCCAAGCACCATCTTCGCGCACAGGACGCAATTGTCGCCACGTAGCTCGGCGTCGGGCACGCTGAAGTAGAGCACCCGGCTCTGCTCGCACGTCGTGACGACGATCTCGCGCAGCAGCGCCATACGGCTCGACTCCCGACAGAAAAGGGCCTGCCCCGGCATAAGCTCGTGCATGATTGTACGGTTGCCCTGCTCATCGTAGGTGCAGGCCAGAGCACGGCCCGTCATCAGGTACGCAACAAACCCCGGCGTGCCGTCCGCCGTCGCAATGACCTCGCCCGCGTCAAGCTCGGCGAGGCGTGCGTTATAGCACTCGAGCAGATGGTCGATCTTCGAGGCCTTCACGCCATCGAAGAGCGGCAAGTCACGCGGGATCTCGTCCCGCGAAAGCATGCGATGCAACGTGCCCTCCCCTGGGGCGGTACCCATCGATACCGCCCCAGGGTAGCATTACTTACTTCGCCGCGCCGCCGAAGAACGCGTCGTACTCGTCCTGCGGCAGGTCGTAGTTGTAGAAACGCTTGAAGAAGTCGACGGTCTCCTGGTGCAGGTCAATGTCATCGAACACGCCGGGAAACACCGTCTGGGCCAGCCACAGGAAGCCAAGCGGCGCCTCGGGCGAGGGACGATCCCACCAGAACGCGCCGATGGGGCAGGAGTAGACCTCACCGTTCTGGATGGCGGCGATGTCCTGCACGGCAGGGTCGCTCGTGAGCTCGGTGAGGTCCTTGCCGCCCTGGACGACGATGACGTCGGGGTTCCAGCCCAGCGCCTTCTCGATCGTGACGTCGCCGTTGAGGTCCTCGTCGGGCACGGCGAACGTTGCACCGATCGTGTCGACCCACACGCGACCCCAGTCGCCGGTGTTCGCCTTCGTGATGACAGGCGAGCCCAGGTAGTACACCTTGCGGGCGCGCTGCTCGTCCGTGAGCTTCGCCACGCGCTCGGCGATCTTGCTCATCATGTCGTCCCAGTACGCCACGAGCTCCTCGGCGCGCTCATCGTTACCGAAGAGGTGACCGACGTTGAGGAACTCCTGCTTGAGCGTGTCGACGGCCGCCCAGCCGATGAGCATGACGTACGTGCTCATGCCGACCTCGCGGATCTGGGCGTTGCCCTTCTCCGAGCTCACGCCGCACAGCACGATGTCAGGCGCCTGGGCCGCAATCGTCTCGACGTTCACGTCGTCGAACGAGCCACCGTTCACGACGTCGTTGAGCACCGGAAACATCTTGAGCAGCTGGGGGAACGCCTCCATGGAGGGCTCGGCAACGATCTTGTCGGGACCGCCGAAAATGACGGCCTCGTGCGTCGCGCCGCCGTTGCACGTGATGGCGACGCGCTCGATCTTCTCGGGCACGGCAACCTCGTTGCCCTGGGCGTCAATGACGATGGACGGGTCGTCGGAAGCGGCGATCGCGACCTGCTTGCCCTTGCCGCCACCCTTGCCCGAGCCCTTTCCGGCATCCTTCCCAGCAGAGGCGCCGTCAGCTGCGTACGCTGTGCCCGTCAGGACTGTCGCAGCACCCAGGGCGGCAGCGGCCGCCACGAAGCTGCGGCGGGAAAGAGGGGTGTTCACGCGTTCCATGGTGCTCCTTTTCGTGTCAGAAAACGTAGGTCCGGGCCGCACTGGCAGCCCGGACGTTTTTGTCAGAAAAGCGCGCTCTACTTCGTACGCAGGAAAATGCCGTCGAGGTCCTCGTCCGTCAGGTCATAGTTGAAGAACTGGGCGTAGAACTCCTTGCACTTCGCCTCGACGTCGAAGTCGGCAAACGCCTCGGGATAGAGCGTCTTAGCGAGCCACGCGAAGCCGAGCGGCACCTCAGGCGAGGGAACGTCCCAGCTCATCGTGCCCTTCGGCGTCTTGTAGACCGCGCCGTTCTTCACGGCCTTCAGGTCGGCATACGCCTCGTTCGTCAGGATGGCGTTCACGTCGCCCGACGTGCTGATGACGTCGGGATCCCACTCGGCAACCTGCTCGATGCTGACGTCGCTCGTCATGCCGTCCTTCTCGACAGCAGGGATGCCGCCCGCGCCCTTGATCCACGACGTCGCCCACGGGGTGTGGCTCGCGGCCGTGAGCTCTGCGCCGCAGCGGTAAACCGTCAGGCGATCCTCCTCGGGGATGGTCGCCAGCGTATCGGAGACGTAACCCAGCACGTCATCCCAGAACTTCATGAGCTCGTCGGCCGTGTCGGTCGTGCCGAGCAGCTTGCCGGCGTTCATATAGTCGTTGCGCATGGACTCAATCGTGGAGTTGGCCGTGCCGAGCGTGTACGTGGGGATGCCCAGCTCCTCAATGGCGGCGTTGCCCTTGTCAGACGTGCTCGACACGAACGCGAAGTCAGGCTCGGCGGCGGCGATCGTCTCGATGTTGACGTCGTCGAACGTGCCGGCGTCCACGGCGTCCTCGATCTGCGGGAACAGCTTCAGCACGAGCGGAGAGCTCTTAGCCATCGACGGGCTCACGACAAGGCGGTCGGCGCCGCCGAATACGCACACGGTCTGCGTCGCGCCACCCATGCACGTGACGGCGATGCGCTCGATCTTCTCGGGAATGGCGACCTCGCGGCCCTTGTAGTCGATGACGACGCCGTCTTTGGCGGCAGAGGCGGCCTTGTCAGCAGCACCGCTCGCCTTCGCGTCGGCAGCCTTGTCGGAGGCAAGCGCCGTACCAGCCAGGCCGCAGGCGGCAAGCGCCGCGCCCAGGCCAGCCGTCGCCCGCACGAAGCCGCGGCGGGAAAGCATGTCTTTCTCCATAGTCCCAGATCCCCTTTCGTCGGCGCGATGTCTCGCACCCTGTCTCCGGTGGCCTCGCCGCACACCCCCGGGCACGTCGCCGTCCTCGGCAACATGCCCGCCTGCGCGGTACCGGCCGCCCTCGCTTCCATCTGCCGCCCGCCCCGACCACTCGGCACGAGACGGGCAACCTGTATGCACACCCTCTACGAGCGGGGGAATGTCACCACATAGGGCCGCGTGATCTCCTGCGGCACCTGGCGCGCCGCCGCACCACGCAGCGTCGCGTCAATAAGCCCGTCGGCGTCCACGACGGCGCTGCTCGCCACGCACGTCACACCGAGCTCCGCAAGCGCCTCGAAGGGCGCCCCGGAGGACGGGCCGAACATCACGACGTCACGGGCGCGTCTCGGCAGCGCCATGAGCTCGAAGAACGTCCCGTTCACGAGCGTGCAGCCCGTGAGGAACAGCACGTCAGCCTGCGCGAAGAGCGCCTCCGTGTCCTCGACGCCGTGGAAGCGCAGGCCCTGCGGGGCCGTCTCGACGCCCGCAGCCGTGACGTGCGCGCACATGAGATCGCAGGCCGGTCGCATGTCGATGACGTCGACGGTCGCCCCGCTCTGCCGCAGCTCGCGCATGAACATGCCGGCGCCCACAACGGCAACGCGGTCACTCGGGCGCACGAGGCTCCCCACGCAGTCGTCGAGCAGCTCAAGGCCGGAAGTCTCGAGCGCTGCGGGCTCGTTGCCGGGGGCGCTGGCAGCGTTGAGGCAGGCCAGCGCCAAACCGTCGGCGACGATGGCCCCGAGTTCCGTCCCGGCATCCGGGCTCGTCGCCCAGGCAAACGCAGCGCTCACCGGCTGGCCAATGAGTGGCTGCATGCGCTCGAGCGCTCCGAAGTCAAACGGGCCGTACACCTCGTGCGCGCCCGTGAACATGAAGGCGCGACCGACGTGGTTCCCCTCGAGGCGCACGACGAGCCACATGCCGCCGAACGCGATGTCTCGAATC
Proteins encoded in this window:
- a CDS encoding FAD-binding protein → MESEISRRNFVAGAAAAASVAAVAGAAMAKADEAAQSAWWLPEAWDEETDVVIVGYGAAGVSAALTAAEQGVPAITLEKSPIEDGGNFGSASGMLHDAFKVKDDDWEAFKNKIKTLSFNCLPDPSIVDDLVDNESHMLDWMTNDLGLSFFEFEKNNATTYIYKDENGKPGSGQILFRAMSKMAKEKGADIRLNSRLTDLIQDPQTKEILGVEYTATDGDGSEKHYIKANKAVILCMGGYEGNAYLQATYNHPGIWVRPNGTPYNTGDGITICQKHGAAMWHFPGFEWSTPDLRLLSDAYGVGAPLPCYPDDTHGEYIWVNEAGKRFISEEHQVTHDMSNKVWLEWDRKASKYTNMPYWIVFDQTFFDNVSLFQGSVLHGFFESYAETQSAIPHFTNQELLDQGFMFKGDTIEDLAAVAAGTRTDGTAVTIDPAGLAATVKAWNAYCDGDKDQFDSSFNRSFSLGKIETAPFYAIELTPGALNTQGGPQHDGWGRTVDVDGNVIPRLYNCGEFGSISDTIYIQGNICEALTTGRYAVIDAAKLDPQA
- a CDS encoding AAA family ATPase, which translates into the protein MAATARYFAGVLNLGEQPDYEQVARTIDLMRASGVPVEPLPAVVRDGTTKLPFLAKGRTVPSPLDNELRDPRGDIERLSRWHLDAYANVDPRKAGADTLDALVRLERESSDREGNVRPADLRPRPEPCRDLERVFEGLVGLDRQQAVLRKVGTLAAKHGREAVGCLHMAFLGAPGTGKTELARRLLSYYEALGVTGGGSFVKVSAADLVGRYVGTSAARTRSALDRARGGLLFVDEAYALMDSSSYGQEAIDTLVDGLEDRRDELVCVFAGYPDEMEQLFARNPGLRDRFAFRVAFDDYTPAELAQIFRLLAQARGFSVDDGALKAAKRLLGQLRGTRGFANARTARRLMERCLLEAAQARDEALICAPDVEAAYAEPDLGGDARSARIGFTA
- a CDS encoding Crp/Fnr family transcriptional regulator translates to MLSRDEIPRDLPLFDGVKASKIDHLLECYNARLAELDAGEVIATADGTPGFVAYLMTGRALACTYDEQGNRTIMHELMPGQALFCRESSRMALLREIVVTTCEQSRVLYFSVPDAELRGDNCVLCAKMVLGNLALSLGSLNAELMAAMDIRRRRTTRGKLIAYLQYEAHRHGASAFDVTLNRQELADFLCIDRAALSRELSGLRDEGQIEYDRSHFELHLRPPVRRGVQAGV
- a CDS encoding ABC transporter substrate-binding protein, which translates into the protein MERVNTPLSRRSFVAAAAALGAATVLTGTAYAADGASAGKDAGKGSGKGGGKGKQVAIAASDDPSIVIDAQGNEVAVPEKIERVAITCNGGATHEAVIFGGPDKIVAEPSMEAFPQLLKMFPVLNDVVNGGSFDDVNVETIAAQAPDIVLCGVSSEKGNAQIREVGMSTYVMLIGWAAVDTLKQEFLNVGHLFGNDERAEELVAYWDDMMSKIAERVAKLTDEQRARKVYYLGSPVITKANTGDWGRVWVDTIGATFAVPDEDLNGDVTIEKALGWNPDVIVVQGGKDLTELTSDPAVQDIAAIQNGEVYSCPIGAFWWDRPSPEAPLGFLWLAQTVFPGVFDDIDLHQETVDFFKRFYNYDLPQDEYDAFFGGAAK
- a CDS encoding ABC transporter substrate-binding protein, giving the protein MEKDMLSRRGFVRATAGLGAALAACGLAGTALASDKAADAKASGAADKAASAAKDGVVIDYKGREVAIPEKIERIAVTCMGGATQTVCVFGGADRLVVSPSMAKSSPLVLKLFPQIEDAVDAGTFDDVNIETIAAAEPDFAFVSSTSDKGNAAIEELGIPTYTLGTANSTIESMRNDYMNAGKLLGTTDTADELMKFWDDVLGYVSDTLATIPEEDRLTVYRCGAELTAASHTPWATSWIKGAGGIPAVEKDGMTSDVSIEQVAEWDPDVISTSGDVNAILTNEAYADLKAVKNGAVYKTPKGTMSWDVPSPEVPLGFAWLAKTLYPEAFADFDVEAKCKEFYAQFFNYDLTDEDLDGIFLRTK